The [Pantoea] beijingensis genomic sequence CCCTGCCATCACCATCCTGGTGCTGGATCAGGGCCACAACCTGCTGATGCTGCTGTTTACCATCGCACTCCCGCTACTGGGGTTCACACTGCATCATCTGATGCAACGCCGTAGCGATGGTTTTATCCGCCGTCTGATGAGCCAGTTGAATGAAGAGAAAGAAACCTTCAGCGATCTCAGTATGCTTGATCCTCTTACCGGATTATATAATCGCCGCGGCTTGAAAAATCGATTAGCAAACGTGCTAAAAAATCATTCAGGAAGCCACTTTGTTCTGTTGTTGGATATCGATCACTTTAAGGCATATAACGATAATTACGGCCATGCAATGGGCGATCGCGCGCTAGCCCGGGTGTCGGTAGCCATTCGCAACGCCGTACGCTCACGCGATATCGTAACCCGTTATGGTGGCGAGGAATTTTTAGTGCTATTGACGAATGTGAACGCTCCAATGGCGATGAAACTGGCTGAGCGAATCCGTCAGTATGTAATCGGTCTGGCCATCCCCCACCGCTTTAATGAACAGGTTTCGCCCCATGTAACGATCAGTGCCGGTATTGCGCCTTTATTTGAAAATGATTTTGACCAGGCCTTAGCCAAGGCCGATCGCGCGCTTTATCTGGCCAAAAGTCAGGGTAGAAACGCGATTATTTGCTATGAGGCTATCGCCGAACCCAACAGTCCACAATCTGTCGATATGATTTGACATAAATTAAACCGTTAACCAGGCTTATCGACTATTATTACTTAAAGTAGATTAGTCTGTTAATAGTTTCATCCGGCTAAATAAAACGAGGATTTTTTCCTGAAAATGCAGACGCGCTATTGGCTTCAGCATCCCATATTTATTCTAAACCGGAATTTATTTTCGCATATTAAGGTGATAAATAATGATGAGCAATGCTGATTGAGGGTCCCTCCACTACTTTTTTCTGCCATTTCCTGCTCGTCATTTTCAGAAAATACTCAGCATAATGTTTATTGAGGATTAATAGCACACCGTTAAATCATTTTGAGCAGAATAGTTTTTATTCTTCAGCCTGCTTAATCTCTTCTCCTGAAAATGAGTCGCGTCACGTTGCCTCCTCGTCTGGCCTTGCCTGTCACGCCTGACTTCGATACTATCAAGAATGATTATCATTTAACTTTTAAACGTCACACAGGATGCTCGATGGCAATCATTACGCGTCAGGTTCATGAGTACGGCGCATATCCGCTAATCTTTCTGCATAGCGATCGCTCACTTGGCGCCGCATTGCATACGCTGTTTAGACAACACCGTGCTTATTTTCTTGATGCCATCAAACTGGGTGAAGAGGCGCCTGCCCGGTGTATGACTCTTGATTACTGGTCCAGGCGCAAAACATTCCTGCAGCTCAGCACGCGCTATGCCGATGATATTTATCGCCAGCATCAGAACCTCCCCCGTGAAGCGAAACCGCTACACTCGCTATGGGCTCAGTGGTATTTCGGTTTGGTTGTGCCGCCAATGATGATGGCCCTGCTGTTTGAAACGCGGTCGATTGACTGTTCCCCACAGCATTTTCACGTTGAATTTCACGACAGCGGGCGTCCGGCGATTTTCTGGCTTAACGTGCGAGAGGATAAAGGTGCCCGTTATCTCAATGCACACCAGCGTATTGACCGCATGATTCAACGTCATCTGATTCCAGTGACGCAGGCCATTGAGCAACAAGGTGAGATCAACGCCCGACTCATTTGGAACAATATCGGTTATCTGATGCACTGGTTCCTGGGAGAATTGGAACCTCTGTTGGCTGAAGATACGCGTATAATGCTGGAACACGCACTTTTTTTTAGCCGGGAACGCCCTGATGGCTGCGATAACCCTCTTTATCGCAGCGTCATACCGCGCGGGGGTGATATGCAACGTCGCTGCTGCTGCCAGCGTTATCGTCTGCCGGGTATACAGCGCTGCGGTGATTGCACGCTGAAGCCAGTGTAGCGCGACAGCCCTTCCCTTCGACTTTTCTGCGGTTTCTCCGTTTACAGATTACGGACATTATGGCAGTTTTATCAGCCTCAAATGGTCTGGAGAAAAGCATGAGCCTGGAGTCTGTACGGCAATTTTTTGCCGATCGCGCCCCTGAGATTGAAATTATTGAGCTGGCGGAAAGTACAGCAACGGTTGTTCTGGCTGCACGTGCACATCACGTTGAACCAGGACAAATCGCCAAAACACTCTCCCTGAAAGTCAAAGAACAGGTAGTTTTAGTTGTCACGCGTGGCGATGCACGGCTTGATAATCGAAAGCTAAAAGAGACGTTGGGCGCAAAAGCCAGAATGCTCACTACCGACGAAGTCGTAAACTGGACAGGTCACCCCGTGGGAGGCGTCTGCCCATTTGGGCTTGAAAATCCGTTACAGGTATTTTGTGATATCTCGCTGAAAAGCTTCGATGAGGTACTGCCTGCCGCTGGAGCAATCCACAGCGCGGTCCGTATTTCACCGCAATACATGGCAGAATTAACCAACGCGCAGTGGGTTGATGTCTGTCTGCCCGCCTGATCTCACATCATTACACTAAGCAAGAGGAAAGGCGGGCTGACAGCGCGCCAGATAAGAGGTCCGGCGAAGCCAGGTAGTAGAATATCAATCGCTTAGCTATTGGACAGCGCAACGGCTTTGCGCAAATCGCCAATCTGCGAATGCGTAGACATCGGGCTAACCAGCGCATAATTATAGTGATTATCACTCCAGTATTGCGCGATCAACTCATCGGCCTGACGTTGACCATGTGGCAGTTTGAGCGGGCGTATTGGACGTATATACCAGGCTACCCGTAGCCCCTGCGGATTCTGATACATCACTAATGCGGATGGCCCCTGTTCAGTTGCCATGAGGCGGGCTCCCAACTGTTTGAAACCAAACTGTTCAAGATTTGGCGGGACATTACCGTTGATAAAATAGCGGCTCATCCACTGGCCTACCACCTGTTGTTGGCTGGCAGAGATATCTAAGCTGGCCAGCGCCGTTCCCCCAAAAAGCTTATAGGCCTGTACCGCATCTTCCATCGGCAAACGTTGTGCGGAAAGCTGGGAATCTTTCAGTTGCCAACCTGAATATCCGCCGACTCCCAGCGTCATTATCAGCGCGAAAGCGCCAGCCAATTTCCATTGCCGCTGCTGCCGTACGCGTCGGCGCAACTGCTGCGGCACCGATTGCGCCATGCTAAATCGCTGAAGGGGCATGGCCTGACGCAGTAACTGCGCGTCGCGCCGCCATCCCTCCACCTCTTCGGCTCGTTGCGGATGGGCTACGAGATAATCTTCAATGCGCCGGGATAACGTCGCATCCGCTTCACCATCCAGCCATGCATGTAGATCCTGCTCATTAGGCGGTAGGCTCATTTCAATCTCCTCAGAGGCTTGGGTGGCGCATTCCCTTCCATCTTTTCATGCAGTTGCTTACGCGCGCGGGACAGGCGGGACATCACCGTGCCAACAGGAATATCCAGCGCTTCTGCTGCCTCCTGATAACTGAGTCCCTCAACGCTAATCAGCAATAACAAGGCACGATAATCGGTAGGTAACGTGGCGAATTGCGCCAACGTATCATCAACAATGGCGAG encodes the following:
- a CDS encoding GGDEF domain-containing protein, translated to MKVQSYDELLHSKYRLSLMLFLFLNTAISLFFLFGPSHNAVMKITPPGLLIPGLSLALLLWAFLKSRSKLPLLNAAAFIIGILWAWHISLKYSLMFYFDGSYLLVSLISIFFVSSIALGDHLLAFCLHSVPPAITILVLDQGHNLLMLLFTIALPLLGFTLHHLMQRRSDGFIRRLMSQLNEEKETFSDLSMLDPLTGLYNRRGLKNRLANVLKNHSGSHFVLLLDIDHFKAYNDNYGHAMGDRALARVSVAIRNAVRSRDIVTRYGGEEFLVLLTNVNAPMAMKLAERIRQYVIGLAIPHRFNEQVSPHVTISAGIAPLFENDFDQALAKADRALYLAKSQGRNAIICYEAIAEPNSPQSVDMI
- the fhuF gene encoding siderophore-iron reductase FhuF translates to MAIITRQVHEYGAYPLIFLHSDRSLGAALHTLFRQHRAYFLDAIKLGEEAPARCMTLDYWSRRKTFLQLSTRYADDIYRQHQNLPREAKPLHSLWAQWYFGLVVPPMMMALLFETRSIDCSPQHFHVEFHDSGRPAIFWLNVREDKGARYLNAHQRIDRMIQRHLIPVTQAIEQQGEINARLIWNNIGYLMHWFLGELEPLLAEDTRIMLEHALFFSRERPDGCDNPLYRSVIPRGGDMQRRCCCQRYRLPGIQRCGDCTLKPV
- a CDS encoding YbaK/EbsC family protein, which codes for MSLESVRQFFADRAPEIEIIELAESTATVVLAARAHHVEPGQIAKTLSLKVKEQVVLVVTRGDARLDNRKLKETLGAKARMLTTDEVVNWTGHPVGGVCPFGLENPLQVFCDISLKSFDEVLPAAGAIHSAVRISPQYMAELTNAQWVDVCLPA
- a CDS encoding anti-sigma factor family protein, whose protein sequence is MSLPPNEQDLHAWLDGEADATLSRRIEDYLVAHPQRAEEVEGWRRDAQLLRQAMPLQRFSMAQSVPQQLRRRVRQQRQWKLAGAFALIMTLGVGGYSGWQLKDSQLSAQRLPMEDAVQAYKLFGGTALASLDISASQQQVVGQWMSRYFINGNVPPNLEQFGFKQLGARLMATEQGPSALVMYQNPQGLRVAWYIRPIRPLKLPHGQRQADELIAQYWSDNHYNYALVSPMSTHSQIGDLRKAVALSNS